The Microbacter sp. GSS18 genome has a segment encoding these proteins:
- the acs gene encoding acetate--CoA ligase, which yields MSSQIDHLLNETRHFAPSREFVAQAVADGDLYDRAKVDREGFWAEQARELLHWHTPFTEVLDWSNPPFAQWFADGELNVSYNCLDRHVEAGNGDRVALLWEGEPGDERRVTYAELTDEVKRLANVLEGLGIGHGDRVAIYMPMIPEAVAAMLAVARVGAIHSVVFGGFSADSLRARIDDAGARLVITADGGWRKGKVSPLKPAVDQALADRGSGAQETVEHVIVVKRGENEVAWTEGRDLWWHDVVPAASADHEAQPFPAENPLFILYTSGTTGKPKGILHTSGGYLTQATFTNRVVHDIHPESDVYWCTADIGWITGHSYVTYGPLANGATQVLYEGTPDTPHPGRWWEIIEKYGVSVFYTAPTAIRSFMKLGRQIPQSFDLTSVRVLGSVGEPINPEAWVWYRDVIGEDRAPIVDTWWQTETGAIMISALPGVTVTKPGAAQVAVPGISVDVVDEAGVHVGTGNGGLLVITEPWPSMLRGIWGDPERFVETYWDKFAHKGFYFAGDGARLDEDGDVWLMGRVDDVMNVSGHRLSTAEIESSLVAHEATAEAAVVGASDETTGQAVVAFVILKESFLKAHTAEGLAAQLRSWVGEQIGPIARPRDIYIVSELPKTRSGKIMRRLLRDVAEGREVGDTTTLADTAVMSVISAQVK from the coding sequence ATGAGCAGCCAGATCGACCACCTTCTCAATGAGACCCGGCACTTCGCCCCCAGCAGGGAATTCGTGGCGCAGGCCGTCGCCGATGGAGACCTCTACGACCGGGCGAAGGTCGACCGTGAGGGCTTCTGGGCCGAACAGGCCCGTGAGCTGCTGCACTGGCACACGCCGTTCACCGAGGTCCTCGACTGGTCGAACCCGCCGTTCGCGCAGTGGTTCGCCGACGGCGAGCTCAACGTGTCGTACAACTGCCTCGACCGCCACGTCGAAGCCGGCAACGGCGACCGCGTCGCGCTGCTGTGGGAGGGCGAGCCCGGCGACGAGCGCCGCGTCACCTACGCCGAGCTGACCGACGAGGTCAAGCGCCTCGCGAACGTCCTCGAGGGCCTCGGGATCGGCCACGGCGACCGCGTCGCGATCTACATGCCGATGATCCCCGAAGCCGTCGCCGCCATGCTCGCCGTCGCCCGCGTCGGCGCCATCCACTCGGTCGTGTTCGGCGGCTTCTCGGCCGACTCGCTGCGCGCGCGCATCGACGACGCCGGCGCGCGCCTGGTGATCACCGCCGACGGCGGCTGGCGCAAGGGCAAGGTGTCGCCGCTCAAGCCGGCCGTCGATCAGGCCCTCGCCGATCGCGGCTCCGGCGCGCAGGAGACCGTCGAGCACGTCATCGTCGTCAAGCGCGGCGAGAACGAGGTGGCCTGGACCGAGGGCCGCGACCTGTGGTGGCACGACGTCGTGCCCGCCGCGTCGGCCGACCACGAAGCCCAGCCGTTCCCCGCCGAGAACCCGCTGTTCATCCTCTACACGTCGGGCACGACCGGGAAGCCCAAGGGCATTCTGCACACCTCGGGCGGCTACCTCACGCAGGCGACCTTCACCAACCGGGTCGTGCACGACATCCACCCCGAATCCGACGTCTACTGGTGCACCGCCGACATCGGCTGGATCACAGGGCACTCCTACGTCACGTACGGCCCGCTCGCCAACGGCGCGACGCAGGTGCTCTACGAGGGCACCCCCGACACGCCGCACCCGGGGCGCTGGTGGGAGATCATCGAGAAGTACGGCGTGAGCGTCTTCTACACCGCGCCGACCGCCATCCGCTCGTTCATGAAGCTGGGCCGCCAGATCCCGCAGTCCTTCGACCTGACGAGCGTGCGTGTGCTCGGCTCGGTGGGCGAGCCCATCAACCCCGAGGCGTGGGTCTGGTACCGCGACGTCATCGGCGAGGACCGCGCGCCGATCGTCGACACGTGGTGGCAGACCGAGACCGGCGCCATCATGATCTCGGCCCTGCCTGGCGTCACGGTCACCAAGCCGGGTGCCGCCCAGGTCGCCGTGCCCGGCATCTCGGTCGACGTCGTCGACGAGGCCGGCGTCCACGTCGGCACCGGCAACGGGGGGCTGCTGGTGATCACCGAGCCGTGGCCCAGCATGCTGCGCGGCATCTGGGGCGACCCCGAGCGGTTCGTCGAGACCTACTGGGACAAGTTCGCCCACAAGGGCTTCTACTTCGCCGGCGACGGCGCGCGCCTGGACGAGGACGGCGACGTGTGGCTCATGGGTCGCGTCGACGACGTCATGAACGTCTCGGGCCATCGCCTCTCGACCGCCGAGATCGAGTCGTCGCTCGTCGCCCACGAGGCCACGGCCGAGGCTGCCGTGGTCGGCGCATCCGACGAGACCACGGGTCAGGCGGTCGTCGCGTTCGTGATCCTGAAGGAGAGCTTCCTCAAGGCGCACACCGCCGAAGGTCTCGCGGCGCAGCTGCGCTCGTGGGTCGGCGAGCAGATCGGCCCGATCGCGCGGCCCCGCGACATCTACATCGTCAGCGAACTGCCCAAGACCCGCTCAGGCAAGATCATGCGCCGCCTGCTGCGCGACGTCGCCGAGGGCCGCGAGGTCGGCGACACCACGACGCTCGCCGACACGGCGGTCATGAGCGTCATCTCGGCTCAGGTGAAGTAG
- a CDS encoding transglycosylase domain-containing protein yields the protein MPDTKRTASGVLGGLAGLVGLSAVAGVLISATVTPAIAVSGAAASSAITMFDNLPSVLDIDKLMLPTTIYAKDEDGEWQELTQFYDQNRSPVEFDEITPVMYDAILSSEDPRYYEHGGVDLIGTTRAVLSNLRGGGETQGGSSISQQYVKNILVQRCEATAESDEERYNCWFEATRSDGSDGIQRKLQEMRYAIALEQKYSKDEILLGYLNIANFGGTTYGIDAAAQYYFGVSAADLNVAQAATLAGIVQNPNTYRIDRTGGSITDSEGNPVNGAEDGYALTKQRQQYVLGRMLDDGKITQEQFDEVYEAPIEPKITQPKTGCAEAGGAEYFCQYVRYVIERDDAFGATPDERTEALRRGGLNVYTTLNWELQKSAQATVSNYAPASIGDTPFGAASVSVEAETGRIVSITQNTKFDETASGDAGASSIVYAGDADFGQSIGFEAGSTFKLFTLIDWLEKGHSVNEVLNGRLHVFERIPNSCDGDWVNFGGDLINNFARAPGYVGTPMQFTRDSLNTGYFAMAEQLDLCDIKKVATKMGVTQGNGDEVDMRTLSSIIGTNSVSPVSMAAAYATVANNGIYCEPRAIERVTDSEGNEWTLPERDCTQVLDPAVAATAAYALQGVMNGGTGAAGNPYDGVPVIGKTGTHESKQTWLMEASTKIATATWVGNPSENIDLFQTWTDAGLRLSDLRYSIGREVQGKANQIWGGDAFPSPDSQLTRQVLTDLPNVVGRSIEDATDILQRAGFSVTVGDPVDSSEREGVVASQNPGPGRVAGGTVVTIRPSNGQGVEVPDVVGERLDRAMNQLRRAGFGNVQQGSCVEDPNANNQGSVTSTSPGAGSVVNQNTQITVDYALVSCGGGDGGTGDGGSVGGPGNSGGGGGNG from the coding sequence ATGCCCGATACGAAACGCACGGCCAGCGGTGTGCTCGGCGGTCTCGCCGGCCTCGTTGGCCTCAGCGCCGTCGCCGGTGTGCTCATCAGCGCCACCGTCACGCCCGCGATCGCCGTCTCCGGCGCCGCCGCGTCGAGCGCCATCACGATGTTCGACAACCTCCCGAGCGTGCTCGACATCGACAAGCTGATGCTCCCCACCACCATCTACGCCAAGGACGAGGACGGCGAGTGGCAGGAGCTCACCCAGTTCTACGACCAGAACCGCTCGCCGGTGGAGTTCGACGAGATCACGCCGGTGATGTACGACGCGATCCTCTCCAGTGAGGACCCGCGCTACTACGAGCACGGCGGCGTCGACCTCATCGGCACGACCCGCGCGGTGCTGAGCAACCTGCGCGGCGGCGGCGAGACCCAGGGTGGATCCTCGATCAGCCAGCAGTACGTCAAGAACATCCTCGTCCAGCGCTGCGAGGCCACGGCGGAGTCCGACGAGGAGCGCTACAACTGCTGGTTCGAGGCGACGCGCTCGGACGGCAGCGACGGCATCCAGCGCAAGCTCCAGGAGATGCGCTACGCGATCGCCCTCGAGCAGAAGTACTCCAAGGACGAGATCCTGCTCGGGTACCTCAACATCGCCAACTTCGGCGGCACGACCTACGGCATCGACGCGGCCGCGCAGTATTACTTCGGCGTCTCGGCCGCCGATCTGAACGTCGCCCAGGCGGCCACGCTGGCCGGCATCGTCCAGAACCCGAACACATACCGCATCGACCGTACCGGCGGCTCGATCACGGATTCCGAGGGCAACCCCGTCAACGGCGCCGAGGACGGCTACGCCCTCACCAAGCAGCGTCAGCAGTACGTGCTGGGTCGCATGCTCGACGACGGCAAGATCACCCAGGAGCAGTTCGACGAGGTCTACGAGGCCCCGATCGAGCCGAAGATCACGCAGCCCAAGACCGGCTGCGCCGAGGCCGGCGGCGCCGAGTACTTCTGCCAGTACGTGCGCTACGTCATCGAGCGCGACGACGCCTTCGGCGCGACGCCCGACGAGCGCACCGAGGCGCTGCGCCGCGGCGGCCTCAACGTCTACACGACGCTGAACTGGGAGCTGCAGAAGTCCGCGCAGGCGACGGTGTCCAACTACGCCCCCGCTTCGATCGGCGACACCCCGTTCGGCGCCGCGAGCGTCAGCGTCGAGGCCGAGACCGGCCGGATCGTGTCGATCACGCAGAACACGAAGTTCGACGAGACCGCGTCCGGCGATGCGGGCGCCTCGTCGATCGTGTACGCCGGCGACGCGGACTTCGGACAGTCCATCGGCTTCGAGGCCGGGTCGACGTTCAAGCTGTTCACCCTCATCGACTGGCTCGAGAAGGGGCACTCGGTCAACGAGGTGCTCAACGGACGACTGCACGTCTTCGAGCGGATCCCCAACTCGTGCGACGGTGACTGGGTCAACTTCGGCGGCGACCTCATCAACAACTTCGCCCGCGCGCCCGGCTACGTCGGCACGCCCATGCAGTTCACGCGCGACTCGCTGAACACCGGCTACTTCGCGATGGCGGAGCAGCTCGACCTGTGCGACATCAAGAAGGTCGCCACGAAGATGGGCGTCACGCAGGGCAACGGCGACGAGGTCGACATGAGGACCCTCTCGTCGATCATCGGAACCAACAGCGTCTCGCCCGTGTCGATGGCCGCGGCCTACGCCACCGTCGCCAACAACGGCATCTACTGCGAGCCGCGCGCGATCGAGCGGGTCACCGACTCGGAGGGCAACGAGTGGACGCTTCCCGAGCGCGACTGCACGCAGGTGCTCGACCCCGCCGTCGCGGCGACCGCCGCGTACGCGCTGCAGGGCGTCATGAACGGCGGCACCGGCGCGGCGGGCAACCCCTATGACGGCGTGCCCGTGATCGGCAAGACGGGAACGCACGAGTCGAAGCAGACGTGGCTCATGGAGGCCAGCACCAAGATCGCCACGGCGACGTGGGTCGGCAACCCCAGCGAGAACATCGACCTGTTCCAGACGTGGACGGACGCGGGACTGCGCCTGTCGGATCTGCGCTACTCCATCGGTCGCGAGGTCCAGGGCAAGGCCAACCAGATCTGGGGCGGTGACGCGTTCCCGAGCCCCGACAGCCAGCTGACGCGCCAGGTCCTCACCGACCTGCCGAACGTCGTCGGCCGCAGCATCGAGGATGCCACCGACATCCTGCAGCGCGCGGGCTTCTCGGTGACGGTCGGCGATCCGGTCGACTCGTCGGAGCGTGAGGGCGTCGTCGCCTCGCAGAATCCCGGGCCGGGCCGTGTCGCGGGCGGAACCGTCGTGACGATCCGTCCCTCCAACGGCCAGGGCGTCGAGGTGCCCGACGTCGTGGGCGAGCGCCTCGACCGCGCCATGAACCAGCTGCGCAGAGCCGGCTTCGGCAACGTGCAGCAGGGATCCTGCGTCGAGGACCCGAACGCCAACAACCAGGGCAGTGTGACCAGCACGAGTCCGGGGGCCGGCAGCGTGGTCAACCAGAACACGCAGATCACCGTCGACTACGCGCTCGTCAGCTGCGGCGGCGGCGACGGCGGCACCGGTGACGGCGGCAGCGTCGGCGGCCCCGGCAACAGCGGCGGCGGCGGCGGCAACGGCTGA
- a CDS encoding RidA family protein, translated as MTVSARLAELGIDLPDVVPPVAAYIPAKVHGDLVYTSGQLPMVSGALPATGKVGDGHGLVPASDAKDYARRCALNALAAAAAVVGGVDRIAGVVKVVGFVSSVPEFTGQPGVINGASEVLGEIFGDAGRHARSAVGVPVLPLDSPVEVEVVFSLA; from the coding sequence ATGACCGTCTCCGCTCGACTGGCAGAGCTCGGCATCGACCTGCCCGACGTGGTTCCGCCCGTCGCGGCCTACATCCCGGCCAAGGTCCACGGCGACCTCGTCTACACGTCGGGCCAGCTGCCCATGGTCTCCGGCGCGCTGCCTGCCACCGGCAAGGTCGGCGACGGGCACGGTCTCGTGCCGGCGTCCGACGCCAAGGACTACGCGCGCCGGTGCGCGCTCAACGCCCTCGCGGCCGCGGCGGCCGTCGTCGGCGGCGTCGACCGCATCGCCGGCGTCGTGAAGGTCGTGGGCTTCGTGTCGTCGGTGCCGGAGTTCACCGGGCAGCCCGGCGTCATCAACGGCGCCAGCGAAGTGCTCGGAGAGATCTTCGGCGACGCCGGGCGCCACGCGCGCTCCGCCGTCGGCGTCCCGGTGCTGCCGCTGGACAGCCCCGTCGAGGTCGAGGTCGTCTTCAGCCTGGCCTGA
- a CDS encoding ATPase, T2SS/T4P/T4SS family: MGGDCARARARAARRGRRRGARAPPGRARAVRIAAGRPRCLGRVRQRLTGPVRRSGTRRRAGARLERRRGGGARARGGAHRSRRASHRRRLARRRRALDGGLRVHAVLPPVAVDGTAISIRVPRRDQPTLVELEQRGMFPAAARRSLEAMVARRDNVLVTGPAGAGKTTLLAALLSAADERERIVTVEDVAELRLRHPHHIRLEARQPNLEGAGAVGLSRLVREALRMRPDRLVVGECRGAEIRDLLAALNTGHDGGAGTLHANGLADVPARLENLGALAGLDDRAVARQAASAIDLVVHVGRRHDGARSLVGVGRPAVSADGRLTIEEVPCAV, translated from the coding sequence GTGGGCGGTGACTGCGCCCGAGCCCGAGCCCGAGCCGCTCGACGAGGTCGTCGCCGAGGCGCCCGCGCCCCGCCCGGCCGCGCTCGAGCGGTTCGGATCGCTGCTGGACGACCCCGATGTCTCGGACGTGTTCGTCAACGGCTCACAGGGCCTGTTCGCCGATCGGGGACGCGGCGCCGAGCCGGTGCCCGGCTGGAGCGCCGGCGAGGAGGAGGTGCGCGAGCTCGCGGTGGCGCTCATCGGTCTCGGCGGGCGTCACATCGACGACGCCTCGCCCGCCGTCGACGTGCGCTCGACGGCGGGCTGCGCGTGCACGCGGTGCTCCCGCCGGTCGCCGTCGACGGCACGGCGATCTCGATCCGGGTCCCGCGACGGGATCAGCCGACCCTCGTCGAGCTCGAGCAGCGGGGGATGTTTCCGGCCGCCGCGCGCCGGAGCCTGGAGGCGATGGTGGCACGCCGCGACAACGTCCTGGTCACCGGCCCGGCCGGCGCGGGGAAGACGACGCTGCTGGCGGCCCTCCTGTCCGCGGCCGACGAACGCGAGCGCATCGTCACCGTCGAGGATGTCGCCGAGCTCCGCCTCAGGCATCCGCACCACATCCGCCTCGAGGCGCGCCAGCCCAACCTCGAGGGTGCGGGCGCCGTCGGGCTGTCGCGTCTCGTGCGCGAGGCGCTGCGCATGCGCCCCGACCGCCTCGTGGTCGGGGAGTGCCGCGGCGCGGAGATCCGCGACCTCCTCGCCGCGCTCAACACGGGTCACGACGGCGGGGCGGGAACCCTCCACGCCAACGGCCTGGCCGACGTCCCCGCCCGGCTCGAGAATCTGGGCGCGCTCGCCGGTCTCGACGACCGCGCGGTCGCGCGCCAGGCCGCGAGCGCCATCGATCTCGTGGTCCACGTCGGCAGGCGCCACGACGGCGCTCGGAGCCTCGTGGGCGTCGGTAGACCCGCTGTGTCCGCAGACGGGCGACTCACGATCGAGGAGGTGCCGTGCGCCGTCTGA